In Exiguobacterium acetylicum, the genomic stretch TTGGAATGTCGACGTAAGTCGATGTCGTGATCTCACCTGCAACGAGAACGAGACCTGTCGTGACAGAAGTTTCTGCCGCAACACGCGCGTTTGGATCCGCTGCGAGGATTGCATCAAGAATTGAATCCGAAATTTGGTCACAGATTTTATCTGGATGACCTTCAGTGACTGACTCCGACGTGAATAGTCGGCGATTAAGGTTTGTCATGTATGACCCTCCCAAAAAAGAATTTGACGGTGTACTCATTTCCCCTAGTTGAGTGGGACGGTAAAATGAAAAAAACCTTTCCAAGTCCAAAAAATGGTCAGGGAAAGGTTGTGCGTTCTTCCTTTACCCTCTTATCGTTCGAAGTGTTTACTTCGCTTCAGGAGAGCACCTTTTCCCTCATTAATATGTGAATTAATGTAGGACGGTTGCCGGGTTTCTTCGGGCCTTGTTCCCTCCACCTGCTCAGAATAAGAGTATCCGTTACGAATTACATGATATAAAGTTGTACCTACTCTGTCAAGCAAGGTTTCAAATTCTAGTCGAAACTTTTTGAAAGAGATGTTAAACTGTTAATGCTGAAAGCGTTTCCAGATAAATAGAAATCAGCACCAGAAAATGATTGCTCTCTCTTTAGTATGTCATATATAATAAATGTGTCATACTAAATGCAGTGAGCCAAAACCAACGTAGGGGAAAGGTGGGGTCAGGATGCCGATGACGGTCCTGAATATCGAAGAACTACTCAAGAAAGAGCATGTGTTCAAACAACTATCTGTTGCTGAACTTGTCGAACATGCGATTCGAAACGAAGAAGGTGTCCTTGCTGAGAACGGCGCATTATCTGTAGAAACGGGGAAATTTACAGGTCGTTCACCAAAAGATAAGTTCATCGTCCGTGATTCTTCCTGCGAGTCTCACATTGATTGGGGTCATGTCAACCAACCAATGGATGGAGACAAATTTGAACAATTGTTGCAAAAGGTTCTTCGTTACATGAACGAAGCCGATCAGCTCTACTACACAGAAGCTGCTGCTGGAGCAGATACGCACTTCACCCTTCCGGTCCGTGTGCTCACACAATACGCTTGGCATAACCTGTTTGCCAAACAACTTTTTTTACGCGAGTATCCTGAAGTGGCTGCCTTCGAACCGTTCACGGTTGTCTACGCGCCACATTTCAAAGCAGATCCTGCCGTTGACGGAACGAACTCCGAGACGTTCATCGCGATGTCGTTCGAACACCGGATCGTCTTGATCGGTGGAACGGAATACGCTGGAGAAATCAAGAAGTCGATCTTTTCCGTCATGAACTACCTCTTGCCACAAGAAAACGTCCTTTCGATGCACTGCTCGGCAAACGTCGGACACGAAGGCGACGTCGCCTTGTTCTTCGGTCTATCTGGTACTGGTAAGACCACCCTGTCAGCAGACGATAGTCGTCAATTGATCGGTGACGATGAACATGGTTGGTCGCACGATGGTGTCTTTAACATCGAAGGTGGATGTTATGCGAAGACGGTCAATCTATCGCGTGAAAAAGAACCGCAAATCTTTGACGCGATCCGTTTCGGAACCGTCCTTGAAAACGTCGTGCTCGATGAAACGCGTCACCCTGATTACGATGACACATCGTTGACGGAAAACACACGTGCCGCTTATCCGATCACAGCAATCGATAACATCGCTGTTCCGTCACGCGCTGGTCATCCGAAGACGATCGTCTTCTTGACGGCTGATGCGTACGGTGTTTTGCCTCCGATCAGTAAATTGACGAAAGAACAAGCGATGTATCACTTCCTATCAGGATATACATCAAAACTCGCGGGAACAGAACGCGGTGTCACGGAACCGGAAGCAACGTTCTCGACATGCTTTGGTTCACCATTCCTTCCACTAATGCCAGAAAAATATGCGACGATGCTCGGCGAATTGATTGATCGTCACGGTGTCACTGTTTATCTCGTCAACACAGGTTGGACAGGTGGTGCTTACGGAACAGGTAGCCGCATGAAGCTATCCTATACACGGACGATGGTCAACGCTGCCGTCAACGGTACACTTGCAACGATTCCAACAGAAGAGCATCCGATTTTCGGACTTCACATGCCACTTGAAGTTCCAGGTGTTCCAAGCGAGTTACTCAATCCAGTACGTGTGTGGTCGAATCCAGACGAATACGATACACAAGCGCGTTCGCTTGCTGAGAAATTCCAACACAATTTCCTTCGCTTCGAAAGTGCGACGGATGCAATCAAGTCAGCTGGTCCACGCCTATAAAAAAAAGAGCCTCCGGGCTCTTTTTTTTATAGGATAGAATCCGTTCTTTCTTGAAGATGTGTTTCTTTTTGTTTAAGCCATTCCTGACTTTCTGCTAGTAGCGCATAGGCTCGTGGAAGTGAGACACCTAAACGTTGACTGAGCAGTTCGAACTGATCAAAATCACCGCGATCTGCACTGATCGCAAGCACTAAACAATCCCGGAATGGATGATCTTTTCCTTGTAGGACAACCTTCAAAGAATCTTCGATTGGTAATTGACCGATGATGTCGTCGATATCCACAGACAATAACGCATCAATATGTGACAGCAATCCGATCATGTAGGCACTCTCTGACTTCAACGTGCGTGTTTCTTTTGCAAATAGCTCACAAAGCTTAGCACAATGTAAAGAAGACCGGAGTAACTCATTTGACCATTCGTAAGGACTAGCAAGCTTCATCTCACGCAAGACGATTAACGAAATCCAGCTTTTGAGTTGTGAGAAGCCAAGTAGTGAAATGGCTTGACGAACAGAGCTGACTGTATTTCGTAATCCCATTCCTGGAGAATTGATCAGTTGCAATACTTGAATGCTGATATACGGATTTGCTTCAATCTCATCAATGACTTCATCGTATTTCTCATCCGTATCGAGCCATTTTAGCATCTTCAGCAATACCGGCAATTGAGGAGGGACCGCTTTTCCCTTCATCAACATCGGCTTAGCGTAAAAATAGCCTTGGAACCAGTCATATCCCATCTCAAGACAACGCGTGTGATCTTCATGTGTCTCGACTCGTTCGGCAAGCATCTTGATATGGGGATAATTACGCCGGACGATATGCAGGATTGCACTTTGCTCGCGAGGGGAAATCGCCTCGATGTCGATTTTAATTAAATCAATTAGCGCGAATAATTCTGTTCCATGTTGACGAAGTAAATCGGTCACAAAATCATCGAGTGCTAGTGTAAAACCTGCTTCTTTCCAACTGTGTAACACAGATAACATCTCTGTATCGATATCAACAGTTTCTAAAATTTCGATAACGAACCGTTTTGGATCTAAATAGTGAATCAGATCACTTTTCAAAAGATCCGCTGTAAAGTTGACGAAAAGTTTTTTACCTTCAGCGACGTGCTCCACACCCATATGAACGAGTGTATTCGTTAATACATCCATCGTCGCTAGATCACCGTCGAATACATTCATTTGTTTGACGGAACGATACAGCAACTCAAATGCATCAACTGCTCCGATTCGGTCAACGATGGGTTGACGTGCTAGTAAGATATCCATCGTCCTCCATCCCCCTCTACATTACTCATATGGTTCTAATTATATCAAAATTTATTTTTCAGGAAGTTTATTGTTTTTTACAACGAATCAATATTCTTTTTTTCCCATTATGTATGTAAGTTCAATTCTTCAGATGACAAAAAAACCGATACGACATTCATCGTACCGGTTGCATCATCGATTATAGATACCAGTCTCCAACCAATTCAACACATTCCGCGTCACACGCAACTTTTCGTGAATCGGAAATTGATGCGCGTAGGCGTAAGTCTGAAGCATCGTTTTTTCGGAATGACGCGCGGCATAAGCCGTCGCGTGTCGTAAACGAACGTTTTCATCATACGCACCGTGAATCAATAATACTTCACCTTGAGGTGCGACATGAAGTGGCGAGCGAACAGCGTATGCATCAGGCACCGTGTCGGGTGTACCTCCCGTATAGCGACGAAGCATCTTTTGCATCGTTTTCTGCTCCTCATACGTCCACGTCAACTCCGTCACCCCTGCCCAGGACACCGTTCGAGCGACTGGACGGTGATGCGCAAGGAGCAGTGCCATCTGTCCACCACGTGAAAATCCAAATGCGTGAACACGCGAGACACGTTGCTGCAACCAGTCAAAGGCACTGCAGGCGTCTTCGATATCGTGATGACCGAAGTCTTCCTTTCCCGTACCGCCTAGATTCCCTCGATAGAAAGGTGCCATGACAAAAAATCCTGCCTGTGCGAACGCGAGCAGTCGTGTCGGTCGGACCATTCCGATCGAACGCGTTCCACCACGCAAGTAGAGAATTCCCTGACCGTTCGCGACTTGCGGGAGTACGATATAGGCACCGACCCGTTCTCCGTCCGCTGTGGTATAAAACATCCGAAACGTCCGAAACGGACCTTGCCGCGGTAGTTCAAACCAATCGGCGTTCGCTAAGTACACGGAGCGTCTCCGGAAGGACACGGTCCTTCATCATGAAACTGTATTGTCGATTCGTATCGAGACGTTCAGGGAGTTCCTCGAATAGAAAAGCGCCGTCCGTTTCATCCACGGCAAGATGAGACGACAATGATCCGATTTGCGCGAAATAGATGTTTTTGATGATCGTATCACCTTTTCCAGCAACACGATACTGTCCGACATATGAGAGAGAATCGATTTCCCCACCCGTCTCTTCCATCACTTCACGACGCGCGGCTTCTTCTGCCGTTTCCCCTGGTTCAACCTTTCCACCAGGAAATTCATACCCCCGCTGCTTATGATGGGTCAGCAACCATTTTCCTTCGTACACGGCAATGACCCACACGTGCAAGGGACGATCCGAGAACGGATGGTCATCAAAACTTAACTCCACTTGATTTTGATAATAATCCAAGAATGTAATCACGTACGTGCACCTCATTTCTTCTTCTAACTTCACTTTACCTGTTTCACGGGTATTCTAAAAGTGAAAACGCTAGGATTACCTGTAAATCTGGAAAATGATAGCCTACTATCATCCGCTAAAGACAAAAAAACAGCCGATGTTCCACTAGGGAACGATCGACTGTCGTTTCACATTACTTCAAACGTGCTTCGAGTTCTGCTTTTTCTGCTTCGAATCCTGGTTTCCCAAGAAGAGCAAACATGTTTTTCTTGTACGCTTCGACGCCTGGCTGATCAAATGGGTTCACTCCGAGGAGGTAACCACTCATCGCACAAGCTTTCTCGAAGAAGTAGAACAGGAATCCGAGGTGATACGGTGTCATCTCCGGAAGTTCGACTGTCAAGTTCGGTACTTGTCCGTCCGTGTGCGCAAGCAACGTCCCTTCTGCTGCTTTATCGTTGACGAATTGAATCGACTTCCCTGCAAGGAAGTTCAATCCATCGAGATCCTGAGCGTCTTCTTCAACAGTCAACGCATGACGCGCTTGACCGACTTTGATGACTGTCTCGAACAGGTCACGACGACCTTCTTGGACGTATTGTCCCATCGAGTGAAGATCCGTCGAGAAGTCGACCGCTGCTGGGAAGATCCCTTTGAAGTCTTTTCCTTCTGACTCGCCGTATAATTGTTTCCACCACTCTGATACATAATGAAGTGCTGGTTCGTAGTTGACGAGAAGCTCGATCGTCTTCCCTTTCGCATAAAGCGCATTTCGAACGACCGCGTACTGATACGCTTCGTTGTCAGCTAGGTTTTCGCTCGCATAGCGCTCTTGCGCGTCACGGGCACCTTGCATCAACTCTTCGATTGAAATACCAGCTGCTGCGATTGGTAATAGACCAACCGGTGTCAACACAGAGAAACGGCCGCCGACATCATCCGGAATGACGAATGTTTCGTATCCTTCAGAGTCTGCGAGTGTTTTTAATGCACCACGCGCTTTATCCGTCGTTGCATAAATCCGGTGTTTTGCTTCTGCTTTACCGTATTTCTCTTCCATGAACGATTTCAAGAGACGGAACGAAATTGCTGGTTCTGTCGTCGTACCCGATTTCGAGATGATGTTGACCGATACATCTTTTCCTTCGAGGACTTCGAATAAATCGTGCAGATACGTCGATGAGATATTATGACCTGCATAGATGATTTGTGGTGCTTTGCGATCTTCTTTTGATAACAAGTTATGGAATGAGTGTCCGAGCATCTCGATCGCAGCGCGCGCTCCGAGATACGAACCGCCGATTCCGACGACTAACAACACATCAGAATCCGACTTGATTTTTTCTGCAGACGCTTGAATACGTGCAAATTCCGCTTGATCGTAATTCGTCGGAAGATCCACCCATCCTAAGAAATCACTTCCTGCGCCTGTTCCTGCATGAATCGCATGGTGAAGCGTCTTTACCGTTTCCGCCATATGATCTACTTCATGTTGACCTACGAATTGTAGGGCTTTCGAATAATCAAAACGTACTGTTGACATGCCATCGTCCTCCTTATTCATTCGCAACGAAATGCGACCTTCCTTTTCATTAAAACGCAAGAAGGAAGGTCGTTCAAGTCTTTTGTGAAATGAGTAGCAAATGTTACAGATTGTTATAGGGCAGCTGTCACGATTTGACGAACGTCTTCGTTTCCAAGTGATTTGAAGTTTCCGAAGTCGCCGCGTGTCATTGCTGACTTGACGATTGCGTCAACTGTATCTTCTTTGATGTCGTAATCAGCGAGACGATTCGGTGCACCAAGTGATGTCCAGAAAGCACTGATTGCGTCGATTGTCGCGTGTGCCGCTTCCATCTCTGATTTACCTTCCGTATCAACGTTAAAGACGTTCTCACCGAGTGTGACGAAACGATGTGCGTTTGATTCGTCAAGTACGTGGCGCATCCAGTTCGGGAAGAGGATCGCGAGTCCACCTGCGTGCGGGATATCGTGAACAGCTGAGACAGCGTGTTCGATGTTGTGTGATGCCCAGTCGCCACGCGCGCCCATTTGAAGGACACCGTTGAGCGCCATCGTACCAGCGAAGAGAATCGTGCCACGAAGTTCAACGTTCTCGAGATCGTTGACGAGTTTTGGTGCTGCTTCGACGACTGCTTTCATGACACCTTCTGTCATCCGTTCTTGGACCGGTGCATGCGCAGGGTGGAAGTATTGCTCGAGGCAGTGGCTCATCATATCGACGATACCGTAAATTGTTTGATCTTTTGGTACACTGACTGTGTACTTCGGATCAAGGATTGAGAATGTTGGGAACGTAAGCGGGCTACCCCAACCGTATTTCTCTTGTGTCTTCCAGTTCGTGATGACGGATCCCGAGTTCATCTCAGAACCTGTTGCTGCAAGCGTCAAGACTGTTCCGAATGGGATGACTGTCTCTGGTGTTGCTTTGCCGATGACGAGATCCCACGCTTCGCCTTCATAAGGAATACCAGCAGCGATCAATTTCGTGCAGTCGATGACAGAACCGCCACCGAGTGCAAGCAATGCGTCAACGCCTGCTTCACGTGCGATTTTGATACCGCGCTCTGCTGTCTCGATACGCGGGTTCGGTTCGACACCGTCGCATTCGACGTACTCGATACCTGCCGCGTTGAGTTCACGTGTGACATCATCATAGACGCCGTTCCGTTTAATACTGCCGCCACCGAAGACGAGCATGACTTTCTTTGCACCGAGTGCTTCGAGTTGTGGTTTCAGTTGGCTGACTTGACCGTCACCAAAAATAAGTCTTGTTGGATTGCGATATTCAAAGTTTTCCATCTGTGTTGCCTCCTCAATAAGTAATGAACACCTTACATTATCCACACATTCCCCTTTCGCATCTAATTTAATGCTTATTCTATGTAAAAATCGCATAAAAAAAAGAGAACCGACCGATGTCGATTCTCTCATGTGGCTTATTTTTGGAAGTTTGATTTTTCAATCCATTCTTCCAATTTACCTTTAAGAACGTTGAATCCAGGTGCTTCTTCTTGTTTGAAAGCAGGACCTGCATCGCGACGTCCAGCGTTTTTGCGTGGACCTTTCGCACGTGCTTCACGTTTTGGAGCTTCCTGAGTTGCTTTGATCGAAAGCTTCATTTTTTTGTTAGCTTCGTCGATGTCGAGAACTTTAACAGTTACTTCATCGCCAACTTTTACGTAATCGTTGATGTCTTTTACGTAATCGTGTGAGATTTCTGAGATGTGGACGAGACCTTGTGTTTGCTCGTCAAGTGCTACGAAAGCACCGAAGTTTTGAATACCAGTTACTTTACCAGTAACGACTTGGTCTTTTTCAAAGTTTGCCATAATGTATACACTCCCTAACTAAATTCATCAACTTATAATAACACACTTTTCTTGTATCGTAAAAAATATTTTTGGAATTTGTTTATTTTTTATTTCACAAGGGAACATTTTAGTAGCAAGACTTCAAGTATTCCCCCTGATTCTGCCGAACTTTCCGAGTTCGGCCCTTTTTTTGTTCTTTTACTCAATTGACCTAAGTGACAAAGAAAAGTAATGCTTGAAACGAGAAAGACAAAAGACAGATCAGACTATCAAAAAAACGGACAGTCTCGGTCTGCTCGCTTTCCGCGGACAAGCCCTCATGCCGCTTCAGATGCGTCGCATCTTCCATGGTCATGACGACTTGTTTTTCCGCAGGAGTCGAGCAGAACCTCGCCTGTCCTAGCGTAAAGGAAATATAGAGTAGAAGCAATCATCAATTGATTACTTACAGATCATCGAATCCATTTGCATCCGTTACTTTCGCATACGAACGTGATTTTTGTTCGAAGAAGTCTGATTTCGTCGCGTTCATCGAATCATCTGAATACGCACGGATCCATGGCATGACGTCTTCGTCGTGCCCTTCATAAAGATCCGACAAACCGATGACGCGAAGGCGTTTGTTTGCGAGATATTTAACGTAGTCACGCATTTCACTGACGTCAAGTCCGTCCAAATCACGCAAGACATACTCGCTCCACTCGATTTCAAGATCAACGGCACGCTTGAACGTGTCATAGACGAATTGTGTGAAGGAGCCATCGGCATCAATTTCCGGATGCTCCGACAAGA encodes the following:
- the pckA gene encoding phosphoenolpyruvate carboxykinase (ATP) translates to MPMTVLNIEELLKKEHVFKQLSVAELVEHAIRNEEGVLAENGALSVETGKFTGRSPKDKFIVRDSSCESHIDWGHVNQPMDGDKFEQLLQKVLRYMNEADQLYYTEAAAGADTHFTLPVRVLTQYAWHNLFAKQLFLREYPEVAAFEPFTVVYAPHFKADPAVDGTNSETFIAMSFEHRIVLIGGTEYAGEIKKSIFSVMNYLLPQENVLSMHCSANVGHEGDVALFFGLSGTGKTTLSADDSRQLIGDDEHGWSHDGVFNIEGGCYAKTVNLSREKEPQIFDAIRFGTVLENVVLDETRHPDYDDTSLTENTRAAYPITAIDNIAVPSRAGHPKTIVFLTADAYGVLPPISKLTKEQAMYHFLSGYTSKLAGTERGVTEPEATFSTCFGSPFLPLMPEKYATMLGELIDRHGVTVYLVNTGWTGGAYGTGSRMKLSYTRTMVNAAVNGTLATIPTEEHPIFGLHMPLEVPGVPSELLNPVRVWSNPDEYDTQARSLAEKFQHNFLRFESATDAIKSAGPRL
- a CDS encoding EAL and HDOD domain-containing protein, which translates into the protein MDILLARQPIVDRIGAVDAFELLYRSVKQMNVFDGDLATMDVLTNTLVHMGVEHVAEGKKLFVNFTADLLKSDLIHYLDPKRFVIEILETVDIDTEMLSVLHSWKEAGFTLALDDFVTDLLRQHGTELFALIDLIKIDIEAISPREQSAILHIVRRNYPHIKMLAERVETHEDHTRCLEMGYDWFQGYFYAKPMLMKGKAVPPQLPVLLKMLKWLDTDEKYDEVIDEIEANPYISIQVLQLINSPGMGLRNTVSSVRQAISLLGFSQLKSWISLIVLREMKLASPYEWSNELLRSSLHCAKLCELFAKETRTLKSESAYMIGLLSHIDALLSVDIDDIIGQLPIEDSLKVVLQGKDHPFRDCLVLAISADRGDFDQFELLSQRLGVSLPRAYALLAESQEWLKQKETHLQERTDSIL
- a CDS encoding alpha/beta hydrolase family protein, whose protein sequence is MYLANADWFELPRQGPFRTFRMFYTTADGERVGAYIVLPQVANGQGILYLRGGTRSIGMVRPTRLLAFAQAGFFVMAPFYRGNLGGTGKEDFGHHDIEDACSAFDWLQQRVSRVHAFGFSRGGQMALLLAHHRPVARTVSWAGVTELTWTYEEQKTMQKMLRRYTGGTPDTVPDAYAVRSPLHVAPQGEVLLIHGAYDENVRLRHATAYAARHSEKTMLQTYAYAHQFPIHEKLRVTRNVLNWLETGIYNR
- the ytkD gene encoding RNA deprotection pyrophosphohydrolase: MITFLDYYQNQVELSFDDHPFSDRPLHVWVIAVYEGKWLLTHHKQRGYEFPGGKVEPGETAEEAARREVMEETGGEIDSLSYVGQYRVAGKGDTIIKNIYFAQIGSLSSHLAVDETDGAFLFEELPERLDTNRQYSFMMKDRVLPETLRVLSERRLV
- a CDS encoding glucose-6-phosphate isomerase, which produces MSTVRFDYSKALQFVGQHEVDHMAETVKTLHHAIHAGTGAGSDFLGWVDLPTNYDQAEFARIQASAEKIKSDSDVLLVVGIGGSYLGARAAIEMLGHSFHNLLSKEDRKAPQIIYAGHNISSTYLHDLFEVLEGKDVSVNIISKSGTTTEPAISFRLLKSFMEEKYGKAEAKHRIYATTDKARGALKTLADSEGYETFVIPDDVGGRFSVLTPVGLLPIAAAGISIEELMQGARDAQERYASENLADNEAYQYAVVRNALYAKGKTIELLVNYEPALHYVSEWWKQLYGESEGKDFKGIFPAAVDFSTDLHSMGQYVQEGRRDLFETVIKVGQARHALTVEEDAQDLDGLNFLAGKSIQFVNDKAAEGTLLAHTDGQVPNLTVELPEMTPYHLGFLFYFFEKACAMSGYLLGVNPFDQPGVEAYKKNMFALLGKPGFEAEKAELEARLK
- a CDS encoding iron-containing alcohol dehydrogenase, with product MENFEYRNPTRLIFGDGQVSQLKPQLEALGAKKVMLVFGGGSIKRNGVYDDVTRELNAAGIEYVECDGVEPNPRIETAERGIKIAREAGVDALLALGGGSVIDCTKLIAAGIPYEGEAWDLVIGKATPETVIPFGTVLTLAATGSEMNSGSVITNWKTQEKYGWGSPLTFPTFSILDPKYTVSVPKDQTIYGIVDMMSHCLEQYFHPAHAPVQERMTEGVMKAVVEAAPKLVNDLENVELRGTILFAGTMALNGVLQMGARGDWASHNIEHAVSAVHDIPHAGGLAILFPNWMRHVLDESNAHRFVTLGENVFNVDTEGKSEMEAAHATIDAISAFWTSLGAPNRLADYDIKEDTVDAIVKSAMTRGDFGNFKSLGNEDVRQIVTAAL
- the yugI gene encoding S1 domain-containing post-transcriptional regulator GSP13, with the translated sequence MANFEKDQVVTGKVTGIQNFGAFVALDEQTQGLVHISEISHDYVKDINDYVKVGDEVTVKVLDIDEANKKMKLSIKATQEAPKREARAKGPRKNAGRRDAGPAFKQEEAPGFNVLKGKLEEWIEKSNFQK